A single region of the Bacillus cereus genome encodes:
- the glcU gene encoding glucose uptake protein GlcU — MDILLAILPAIFWGSIVLFNVKLGGGPYSQTLGTTFGALIFSIVVYIFVKPVLTPTVIGVGIVSGLFWALGQANQLKSIDLMGVSRTMPISTGLQLVATTLFGVIVFHEWSTTISVVLGVLALVCIIIGVILTSLQSEEEKNAEQAANFKRGIIILLISTVGYLVYVVVIRLFNVDGWSALLPQAVGMVLGGILLTFKHHPFNKYAIRNVIPGLIWAAGNMFLFISQPRVGVATSFSLSQMGIIISTLGGILILGEKKTKRQLTGIVVGIVFIIAAGIMLGIAKG, encoded by the coding sequence ATGGATATACTTTTAGCGATTTTACCAGCTATATTTTGGGGGAGTATTGTGCTATTTAACGTTAAACTCGGCGGAGGACCGTATAGTCAAACGCTCGGTACAACATTTGGTGCACTTATTTTCTCGATTGTTGTTTATATTTTTGTGAAGCCAGTATTAACTCCTACTGTTATTGGAGTTGGAATTGTATCAGGTTTATTTTGGGCACTTGGTCAGGCGAATCAATTAAAAAGTATTGATTTAATGGGTGTTTCGAGGACGATGCCAATTTCAACAGGACTTCAATTAGTTGCGACGACTTTATTTGGAGTCATCGTATTTCATGAGTGGTCCACGACAATATCAGTCGTCCTTGGAGTTTTGGCGCTCGTTTGTATTATTATCGGTGTTATTTTAACATCACTTCAAAGTGAAGAAGAAAAGAATGCAGAGCAAGCAGCAAATTTTAAAAGGGGCATCATAATTTTATTAATTTCAACAGTCGGTTATTTAGTTTACGTAGTAGTTATTAGGCTATTTAACGTAGATGGTTGGTCGGCTTTATTACCACAAGCAGTTGGTATGGTGTTAGGAGGCATTTTACTTACCTTTAAACATCATCCATTTAATAAATATGCGATACGAAATGTTATTCCAGGATTAATTTGGGCAGCTGGAAATATGTTTTTATTTATTTCACAGCCACGTGTCGGGGTTGCAACAAGCTTTTCACTATCACAAATGGGAATTATTATTTCGACGCTTGGCGGGATTCTTATATTAGGTGAAAAGAAAACGAAACGTCAATTAACAGGTATCGTTGTGGGTATCGTTTTTATTATCGCAGCCGGAATTATGTTAGGGATTGCAAAAGGATAA
- a CDS encoding DUF3888 domain-containing protein — MKKICVMMTMICSIFFFSPSYSWAKESKEQLLESALLNRYYSVIRQATEDQYECDSVINIKRLGKKDEFVPRFEVTLQFLTFQGAHNPPNDKVTLTLEDNLDHIKIKKVEREKNVSSAIAEKVCARAKEKMKAHSNGVER; from the coding sequence ATGAAAAAAATATGTGTAATGATGACGATGATATGTTCTATCTTTTTCTTTTCTCCAAGCTATTCTTGGGCGAAAGAGTCAAAGGAACAGCTTTTAGAGAGTGCGTTACTTAATAGGTACTATTCAGTTATAAGGCAAGCGACAGAAGATCAATATGAATGTGATTCAGTTATAAATATAAAGCGTCTAGGTAAGAAAGATGAGTTTGTTCCTAGATTTGAAGTAACTCTACAATTTCTTACATTTCAAGGTGCACATAATCCGCCGAATGACAAAGTTACACTTACTTTGGAAGACAATTTAGATCACATAAAGATAAAGAAAGTAGAGCGAGAAAAAAATGTGTCTAGTGCGATTGCAGAAAAGGTTTGCGCACGAGCGAAGGAAAAAATGAAAGCACACTCTAATGGTGTAGAGCGGTAA
- the moaD gene encoding molybdopterin converting factor subunit 1 translates to MIRVLLFANLQEEAGTSELQIEKENITVAELKDIVAKEYNVPVSAPIMVAINEEYANEDDTIQSGDVVALIPPVSGG, encoded by the coding sequence ATGATTCGAGTATTGTTATTTGCGAACTTGCAAGAAGAAGCAGGAACAAGTGAATTACAAATAGAGAAAGAAAATATTACGGTTGCAGAGTTAAAAGATATTGTCGCGAAGGAATATAATGTACCAGTATCAGCACCAATTATGGTTGCGATTAATGAAGAATATGCAAATGAAGATGATACGATACAATCTGGTGATGTAGTTGCACTCATACCACCAGTGAGCGGTGGTTAA
- the moaE gene encoding molybdopterin synthase catalytic subunit MoaE, with translation MINTYYEVIDTEISIEEVAKKVIRRECGAVTTFIGTVREFTKGRRTLYLEYVAYKSMAEKMLQKIGTEVKEKWPGTHVAITHRIGTLQISDIAVVVTVSTPHRKEAYEANEYIMERIKQIVPIWKKEFWEDGDSWIGDQLEKTPYPAGEPGKEL, from the coding sequence ATGATAAATACGTATTATGAAGTAATTGATACAGAAATCTCGATTGAAGAGGTGGCAAAGAAAGTAATTCGACGTGAATGCGGTGCTGTTACAACATTTATTGGAACGGTTAGGGAGTTTACGAAAGGGCGTCGTACATTATACTTAGAGTATGTTGCTTATAAGTCGATGGCAGAAAAGATGCTACAGAAAATCGGCACAGAAGTGAAGGAGAAATGGCCTGGTACACATGTTGCGATTACACATCGCATTGGCACGTTGCAAATTTCTGATATAGCGGTTGTTGTTACTGTATCAACGCCGCATCGTAAAGAGGCCTATGAAGCAAATGAATATATTATGGAGCGTATTAAGCAAATTGTTCCGATTTGGAAAAAGGAGTTTTGGGAAGATGGCGACTCATGGATTGGTGATCAATTAGAAAAGACACCATATCCAGCAGGAGAGCCTGGGAAGGAGCTATAA
- the mobB gene encoding molybdopterin-guanine dinucleotide biosynthesis protein B — protein sequence MAMGNAPSILQIVGYQNSGKTTLVEKIVHALAESEMKVATIKHHGHGGFPEVAQKDSERHRKAGAVVSSVEGAGLLSLSSLRDEWSLQEIIRLYEFFEVDTILIEGYKAEKYPKVVLLRSAEDIELLHKVENVVAIITWDNVLSNLREDYKVFHITEEKLYVDWFLQTVRSAK from the coding sequence TTGGCCATGGGCAACGCCCCTTCAATCTTACAAATAGTAGGGTATCAAAATAGCGGGAAAACAACACTTGTAGAGAAAATTGTGCATGCATTAGCCGAGAGCGAAATGAAAGTTGCTACAATTAAGCATCATGGTCATGGTGGTTTTCCTGAAGTAGCGCAAAAAGATAGTGAAAGGCACCGAAAAGCTGGTGCTGTCGTAAGTAGTGTAGAAGGCGCTGGATTACTATCTCTGTCTTCATTACGAGATGAATGGTCCTTGCAAGAAATTATCCGCTTGTACGAATTTTTTGAAGTGGATACGATTTTAATAGAGGGCTATAAAGCTGAGAAATATCCAAAAGTAGTGTTACTTCGTTCTGCGGAAGACATTGAACTTTTACATAAGGTAGAAAACGTAGTAGCAATTATTACGTGGGATAATGTCCTGTCAAATTTAAGAGAAGACTATAAAGTATTTCATATAACAGAAGAAAAATTGTATGTAGACTGGTTTTTACAAACGGTTAGGAGTGCAAAATGA
- the glp gene encoding gephyrin-like molybdotransferase Glp: protein MVEKRIPIQVAEAVERVMKYAKHGEVEEVFITESYGRILGEDVVSDHDVPHFDRSPYDGFAIRAEDTKEASQEHPVEFEVIGEIGAGSVFLEEVGAFQAVRIMTGAAIPEDCNAVVMLELTEGFEKNESTYMKLKRSFQNGDNVSFKGEDIKQNQVLVNKGIVINPGVAALLATFGYSTVKVVKQPVVGIVTTGSELLEVHESLEPGKIRNSNSYMIAAQIMKAGGKVRYYGQLADELDGCFTAVQSAMDEVDILITTGGVSVGDYDYLPAIYERLQANVLFNKIAMRPGSVTTVAEVDGKLLFGLSGNPSACYVGFELFVHPIIKTYLYVKEPHVYRADAILQKDFPKPNPFTRFVRAKASIVNGALQVTPVGLDKSSAVSSLADANAFIVLPGGTRGFEAGMKVSVLLLEHSEGCDWPWATPLQSYK, encoded by the coding sequence ATGGTAGAAAAACGAATCCCGATTCAAGTTGCTGAGGCAGTAGAGCGGGTTATGAAATACGCTAAGCATGGTGAAGTGGAAGAAGTTTTTATTACAGAAAGTTATGGGAGGATTCTTGGGGAGGATGTTGTCTCAGATCACGACGTTCCTCACTTTGATCGTTCTCCTTACGACGGTTTCGCAATTCGAGCAGAAGATACGAAGGAAGCGAGTCAAGAGCATCCGGTTGAATTTGAAGTAATAGGAGAAATTGGAGCAGGTTCTGTTTTTTTAGAAGAAGTAGGAGCTTTTCAGGCAGTTCGTATTATGACAGGAGCAGCTATTCCAGAAGATTGCAATGCAGTCGTAATGCTAGAGTTGACGGAAGGATTCGAGAAGAACGAAAGTACATATATGAAGTTGAAACGCTCTTTCCAAAATGGTGACAATGTGTCATTTAAAGGAGAAGATATAAAACAAAATCAAGTCCTTGTTAATAAAGGTATTGTAATCAATCCAGGTGTTGCCGCACTGTTAGCGACGTTTGGATATAGCACTGTAAAAGTTGTAAAACAGCCTGTTGTTGGTATTGTAACGACAGGAAGCGAATTACTAGAAGTGCATGAGTCGCTAGAGCCAGGCAAAATTAGAAATAGTAACTCTTATATGATTGCAGCTCAAATTATGAAAGCCGGCGGGAAAGTTCGTTATTATGGCCAACTTGCCGATGAGTTAGATGGATGTTTTACAGCTGTTCAATCAGCGATGGATGAAGTTGATATTTTAATTACAACAGGCGGTGTGTCGGTAGGAGATTATGATTATTTACCGGCTATTTATGAAAGATTACAGGCGAATGTACTCTTTAATAAAATAGCGATGAGACCAGGAAGTGTAACGACGGTAGCTGAAGTTGATGGAAAGTTACTTTTCGGTTTATCAGGGAATCCGTCAGCTTGTTATGTAGGCTTTGAATTATTTGTGCATCCAATTATAAAAACGTATTTGTATGTGAAGGAACCTCACGTATATAGGGCAGACGCTATTTTGCAAAAAGATTTTCCGAAACCAAATCCGTTTACTCGTTTTGTAAGAGCGAAAGCGAGCATTGTTAATGGGGCACTACAAGTGACGCCGGTCGGTTTAGATAAATCGAGTGCGGTATCTTCACTCGCAGATGCGAATGCTTTTATCGTATTGCCCGGAGGAACGAGAGGATTTGAAGCAGGGATGAAAGTATCTGTATTATTGTTAGAACACTCTGAGGGATGTGATTGGCCATGGGCAACGCCCCTTCAATCTTACAAATAG
- the moaC gene encoding cyclic pyranopterin monophosphate synthase MoaC: protein MSSFTHFNDQGRAKMVDISDKKVTVRTAIACSSILVTKEIFDKISHNEIGKGDVLAVAQIAGIMAAKRTSDIIPMCHPLLLKGVDVSFDWKQSEEQYRLLIEVKVKTEGSTGVEMEALTAASATALTVYDMCKAVDKGMIIGETYLLEKTGGKNGDYIRNS, encoded by the coding sequence ATGTCTTCATTCACACATTTCAATGACCAAGGGCGCGCTAAAATGGTTGATATAAGCGACAAAAAAGTAACCGTTCGAACAGCAATTGCATGCTCTAGCATTCTCGTTACGAAAGAAATTTTTGACAAAATCTCTCACAATGAAATTGGTAAAGGTGATGTATTGGCTGTTGCACAAATCGCAGGCATTATGGCTGCAAAACGCACTTCTGATATTATCCCAATGTGCCATCCTTTATTGTTAAAAGGTGTTGATGTTTCTTTCGATTGGAAGCAGTCAGAAGAACAATATCGACTACTTATTGAAGTAAAAGTTAAAACAGAAGGTAGTACCGGCGTTGAAATGGAAGCTTTAACAGCTGCTTCCGCTACCGCTCTTACCGTGTACGATATGTGTAAAGCTGTTGATAAAGGCATGATTATTGGCGAAACGTACTTACTTGAAAAAACAGGCGGAAAAAATGGAGATTATATTAGAAATTCTTAA
- a CDS encoding molybdopterin-synthase adenylyltransferase MoeB: MQERYSRQILFSGVGEEGQRKIREKHVLIIGAGALGAANAEAIVRAGVGKITIADRDYVEWSNLQRQQLYTEEDAKHYKPKAIAAAEHLKAINSEVEIVPVVTDVTVQEMEELIKGVDLILDATDNFETRLLINDISQMYDVPWIYGGCVGSYGVTYTILPGKTPCFRCLMEHPASGATCDTAGIIQPAVQLVVAHQITEALKILVEDFEALRETMLSFDLWNNQQMAFKVNRQKKDTCLSCGKLRTYPSLTFEAQTKTEVLCGRNTVQIRPGVRQGFNLEEIKKRLQKSVDVKETPYLLSFPVEKYRFVLFTDGRAFIHGTNDMNVAKRLYARYIG, encoded by the coding sequence ATGCAGGAGCGATATTCAAGACAAATATTATTTTCTGGTGTTGGAGAGGAAGGACAGCGAAAAATAAGAGAGAAGCATGTGCTTATTATCGGCGCTGGTGCTCTCGGGGCAGCAAATGCAGAAGCAATTGTTAGAGCAGGTGTTGGTAAAATAACGATTGCTGATCGTGATTATGTAGAATGGAGCAATTTACAAAGGCAACAATTATATACAGAGGAAGATGCGAAACATTATAAGCCGAAAGCGATAGCGGCAGCAGAACATTTAAAAGCTATTAATTCTGAAGTAGAAATTGTACCGGTTGTGACCGATGTAACGGTTCAAGAAATGGAAGAGTTAATTAAAGGTGTAGATTTAATATTAGATGCGACGGATAATTTTGAAACGCGTCTTCTTATTAATGATATATCCCAGATGTATGACGTTCCGTGGATATACGGAGGGTGCGTTGGAAGCTACGGAGTAACTTATACAATCTTGCCTGGAAAAACGCCATGTTTTCGATGTTTAATGGAACATCCAGCGAGCGGAGCGACATGTGATACGGCGGGTATTATACAACCAGCAGTGCAATTAGTAGTTGCGCATCAAATAACGGAAGCTTTAAAAATATTAGTAGAAGATTTTGAGGCACTTCGTGAAACGATGCTATCATTTGATCTTTGGAATAATCAACAGATGGCATTTAAAGTGAATAGACAGAAAAAGGATACATGTTTATCTTGTGGAAAGCTACGTACATATCCGAGCTTAACATTTGAAGCACAAACGAAAACAGAAGTATTATGTGGACGAAATACAGTTCAAATCCGTCCAGGTGTGCGACAGGGGTTTAATTTAGAAGAAATTAAAAAGCGCTTACAAAAAAGTGTGGATGTAAAGGAAACGCCTTATTTATTATCATTTCCAGTGGAAAAATATCGTTTTGTTTTATTTACAGATGGTAGAGCGTTTATTCATGGGACGAATGATATGAATGTGGCGAAACGCCTATATGCAAGATATATAGGGTGA
- the moaA gene encoding GTP 3',8-cyclase MoaA — translation MQEMVTDFFGRPLQDLRISVIDRCNFRCTYCMPAEVFGPDYAFLKDEFLMTFDEIERLAKLFVSIGVRKIRLTGGEPLLRKDLTKLIARLVKIDGLVDIGLTTNAIHLTKQAKALKEAGLHRVNVSLDAIEDDVFKGINGRNINTKPVIKGIMAAKEAGLDIKVNMVVKKGMNDHQVLPMAAYFKEQGITLRFIEFMDVGSTNGWNFEQVVTKRELIEMIHSVYPLELAEAHYFGEVAKRYRYVGTNVEVGFITSVSESFCSSCTRARISADGKFYTCLFATEGLDVRELLRGNLSDDELVSVIQDVWMNRKDRYSDERTEESATNRPKIEMSYIGG, via the coding sequence ATGCAGGAGATGGTTACAGATTTTTTTGGACGCCCACTTCAAGATTTGCGCATATCTGTCATTGATCGTTGCAATTTTAGATGTACATATTGTATGCCGGCGGAAGTATTTGGGCCAGATTATGCTTTTTTGAAAGATGAGTTTTTAATGACGTTTGATGAAATTGAGCGTTTGGCAAAACTATTTGTTAGCATCGGTGTACGAAAAATTAGACTTACTGGTGGCGAACCACTGCTTCGTAAAGATTTAACCAAACTTATTGCACGTCTCGTGAAAATTGACGGGTTAGTAGATATAGGATTAACGACAAATGCGATTCATTTAACGAAACAAGCAAAAGCATTAAAAGAAGCTGGATTACATAGAGTAAATGTTAGTTTAGATGCAATAGAAGATGATGTATTTAAGGGCATTAATGGCCGGAATATTAATACGAAACCTGTTATAAAGGGAATTATGGCTGCAAAAGAGGCAGGGCTTGATATAAAGGTCAACATGGTTGTGAAAAAAGGGATGAACGATCATCAAGTACTTCCGATGGCTGCGTATTTTAAAGAGCAGGGAATCACGCTTAGATTTATTGAGTTTATGGATGTTGGTAGTACAAATGGATGGAACTTTGAGCAAGTCGTTACAAAGCGAGAGTTAATTGAGATGATTCATAGCGTGTATCCGCTTGAGCTAGCTGAAGCGCATTATTTCGGTGAAGTTGCGAAGCGATATCGTTACGTTGGAACAAATGTCGAAGTCGGTTTTATTACTTCTGTTTCAGAGTCATTTTGTTCTTCTTGTACGAGAGCGAGAATTTCGGCAGATGGAAAGTTTTATACTTGCTTATTTGCGACAGAAGGATTGGATGTAAGGGAACTTCTTAGAGGAAATCTTTCGGATGATGAGTTGGTAAGCGTTATACAAGATGTATGGATGAATAGAAAAGACAGGTATTCGGATGAACGGACAGAAGAAAGTGCAACGAATCGTCCGAAAATTGAAATGTCTTATATAGGAGGATAA
- a CDS encoding beta strand repeat-containing protein: protein MGKNDGKQKIQASINSNFKISPDLVGPTFPPVPTGMTGITGATGSTGATGSTGPTGSKGAAGDTGPTGSKGATGVTGPTGDTGATGSTGVTGNTGSTGNTAPTGDTGPTGNTGATGNTGATGSTGATGDTGPTGNTGATGSTGATGVTGPTGNKGATGSTGVTGNTGPTGNTGATGSTGATGVTGPTGNTGATGSTGPTGDTGPTGNTGATGSTGPTGDTGPTGNTGATGSTGVTGNTGATGSTGATGSTGPTGNTGATGSTGPTGNTGVTGNTGPTGNTGATGDTGPAGNTGATGDTGPTGNTGATGSTGATGNTGATGSTGPTGSTGATGNTGATGSTGATGSTGPTGSTGVTGSTGATGNTGSTGSTGPTGSTGATGDTGPTGNTGATGSTGVTGSTGPTGDTGATGSTGPTGDTGATGATGATGATGDTGPTGNTGATGSTGATGSTGATGSTGATGNTGSTGSTGPTGSTGATGDTGPTGNTGATGSTGATGNTGATGSTGATGNTGPTGSTGAIGDTGPTGNTGATGSAGPTGDTGATGSTGPTGNTGPTGSTGPTGSTGSTGNTGATGDTGPTGSTGSTGSTGPTGSTGVTGSTGATGNTGPTGSTGATGSTGATGSTGATGNTGPTGNTGATGSTGATGSTGPTGSTGPTGGTGSTGSTGTTGVSTTATYAFANNTSGTAISVLLGGTNVPLPNNQNIGPGITVNGANTVFTVANAGNYYISYTINITASLLVSSQIIVNGTALSGTVNSPAVATTAFSATVIANIPAGATISLQLFGLIAIATLSTTTPGAVLTIIRLS, encoded by the coding sequence GTGGGGAAAAATGATGGAAAACAAAAAATACAAGCGTCGATAAATTCTAATTTTAAAATATCGCCAGATCTTGTCGGCCCAACTTTTCCTCCAGTGCCAACTGGAATGACAGGGATAACTGGAGCGACAGGAAGTACGGGAGCGACAGGAAGTACAGGTCCAACGGGAAGTAAGGGTGCAGCGGGAGATACAGGTCCAACGGGAAGTAAGGGTGCAACAGGAGTGACGGGCCCGACGGGAGATACAGGAGCAACAGGAAGTACAGGAGTGACAGGAAACACTGGTTCAACGGGAAATACGGCCCCAACGGGGGATACAGGTCCAACCGGAAATACAGGAGCAACCGGAAATACAGGAGCAACGGGAAGTACGGGAGCAACAGGAGATACAGGTCCAACCGGAAATACGGGAGCAACGGGAAGTACGGGAGCCACAGGAGTGACGGGCCCGACTGGAAATAAGGGAGCAACGGGAAGCACAGGAGTGACGGGAAACACCGGTCCAACCGGAAATACGGGAGCAACGGGAAGTACGGGAGCCACAGGAGTGACGGGCCCGACTGGAAATACGGGAGCAACGGGAAGTACGGGCCCAACGGGAGATACAGGTCCGACTGGAAATACGGGAGCGACGGGAAGCACGGGCCCAACGGGAGATACAGGTCCGACTGGAAATACGGGAGCAACAGGAAGTACGGGAGTAACTGGAAATACAGGAGCGACGGGAAGCACGGGTGCAACGGGAAGCACGGGCCCGACCGGAAATACAGGAGCCACAGGAAGCACGGGCCCAACGGGAAATACAGGAGTGACAGGAAACACTGGTCCGACGGGAAATACAGGAGCAACGGGGGATACAGGTCCAGCCGGAAATACAGGAGCAACCGGAGATACAGGTCCGACCGGAAATACGGGAGCAACAGGAAGTACGGGAGCAACAGGAAATACCGGAGCAACAGGAAGCACGGGTCCAACAGGAAGTACGGGAGCAACAGGAAATACGGGAGCAACAGGAAGTACGGGAGCAACAGGAAGTACGGGCCCAACGGGAAGTACGGGAGTAACGGGAAGCACGGGAGCAACAGGAAATACCGGTTCAACAGGAAGCACGGGTCCAACAGGAAGTACGGGAGCAACCGGAGACACCGGTCCAACAGGAAATACTGGGGCAACGGGAAGTACCGGAGTGACGGGAAGCACGGGTCCAACGGGAGATACTGGGGCAACAGGAAGCACGGGTCCAACGGGGGATACTGGGGCAACAGGAGCAACAGGAGCAACAGGAGCAACCGGAGACACCGGTCCAACAGGAAATACTGGGGCAACGGGAAGTACGGGAGCAACAGGAAGTACGGGAGCAACAGGAAGTACGGGAGCAACAGGAAATACCGGTTCAACAGGAAGCACGGGTCCAACAGGAAGTACGGGAGCAACCGGAGACACCGGTCCAACAGGAAATACTGGGGCAACGGGAAGTACGGGAGCAACAGGAAATACGGGAGCAACAGGAAGTACGGGAGCAACAGGAAATACCGGTCCAACAGGAAGTACGGGAGCAATCGGAGACACCGGTCCAACAGGAAATACTGGGGCGACGGGAAGCGCGGGTCCAACGGGAGATACTGGGGCAACAGGAAGTACCGGTCCAACAGGAAACACCGGCCCGACAGGAAGCACAGGTCCAACGGGAAGTACAGGATCAACAGGAAATACGGGAGCAACCGGAGACACTGGTCCAACAGGAAGTACCGGTTCAACAGGAAGTACCGGCCCAACGGGAAGTACGGGAGTAACGGGAAGCACGGGAGCAACAGGAAATACAGGCCCAACAGGAAGTACGGGAGCAACAGGAAGTACGGGAGCAACAGGAAGTACGGGAGCAACGGGAAATACAGGTCCAACAGGAAATACCGGAGCAACGGGAAGTACGGGAGCGACAGGAAGTACGGGTCCAACAGGAAGCACTGGTCCGACGGGTGGTACCGGCTCAACAGGAAGTACCGGGACGACTGGAGTTAGTACAACGGCTACGTATGCTTTTGCTAATAATACATCTGGAACAGCTATATCGGTTCTTTTAGGGGGGACGAATGTTCCTTTGCCAAATAACCAAAATATTGGACCGGGAATTACGGTAAATGGTGCTAATACGGTATTTACAGTTGCAAATGCAGGCAATTACTATATTTCATATACAATTAATATAACTGCTTCGCTATTAGTAAGTTCGCAAATTATTGTTAATGGAACTGCTTTGTCTGGAACTGTTAATTCACCAGCAGTAGCTACAACTGCGTTTAGCGCTACGGTTATTGCAAATATTCCAGCAGGAGCGACTATAAGTTTGCAGTTATTTGGTTTAATTGCTATTGCGACATTGTCAACGACTACACCGGGGGCTGTATTGACAATTATTCGCTTAAGTTAA
- a CDS encoding spore germination protein, whose amino-acid sequence MSINMRKIKIINNTGAVNVGDCYNLAPFAVAKIYTGAGGSSTATFLNGKRMAAVVPVTSVFIPPLATSTRTLGS is encoded by the coding sequence ATGAGCATTAACATGCGTAAAATAAAAATTATAAATAATACAGGGGCTGTTAATGTAGGTGATTGTTATAATTTAGCACCTTTCGCTGTAGCAAAAATATATACAGGTGCGGGTGGTTCTAGCACGGCGACATTTTTAAATGGAAAACGAATGGCAGCAGTTGTACCTGTAACATCGGTGTTTATTCCACCGTTAGCGACGAGTACACGTACGTTAGGTTCATAA
- a CDS encoding rhodanese-like domain-containing protein, protein MTEVKTITTEEVQERLENGETLFLVDVREDEEVAAGKIPEAVHIKMGDIPNKVDFFEKENEYIFICRSGMRSENVCHYLNEQGFKTVNMVGGMLQYEGETK, encoded by the coding sequence ATGACAGAAGTTAAAACAATTACTACAGAAGAAGTGCAAGAGCGTTTAGAAAATGGAGAAACGTTATTTTTAGTAGACGTAAGGGAAGATGAAGAAGTAGCGGCAGGGAAAATTCCAGAAGCTGTACATATTAAAATGGGTGATATTCCAAATAAAGTAGATTTCTTTGAAAAAGAGAATGAATATATCTTTATTTGTCGTTCGGGAATGCGCAGTGAAAATGTATGCCATTATTTAAATGAACAAGGATTTAAAACAGTGAACATGGTTGGCGGTATGCTTCAATATGAAGGTGAAACTAAATAA
- a CDS encoding alpha/beta fold hydrolase, whose amino-acid sequence MQIVKKEKFVLKEFVFENGREIPVQMGYETYGTLNRERSNAILVCHYFSATSHAAGKYTEHDEGAGWWDGLIGPGKAIDTNKYFIICTDNLCNVQVKNPYVITTGPKSINPMTGFEYAMDFPVFTFLDVARMQYELIKDMGIARLHAVIGPSAGGMIAQQWAVHYPHKVERMIGVITNPQNPIITSGNVAQNAIEAIQLDPDWKGGKYGEEQPMKGLHLANKMMFMNAFDEHFYETAFPRNSIEMEPYQQFSVLTSFEKEINKVTCKSIDLVDANSWMYTAKAVLLHDIAHGFSSLEEALSKIEANVLMIPCKQDLLQPSRYNYRMVDFLQKQGKYAEVYEIESINGHMAGALDVHLFEKKVYEFLNRKVSSFV is encoded by the coding sequence GTGCAAATTGTAAAAAAGGAGAAGTTTGTTTTAAAAGAGTTTGTGTTTGAAAATGGTAGGGAGATTCCTGTTCAAATGGGGTATGAGACGTATGGTACTTTAAATAGAGAAAGATCAAATGCGATTTTGGTTTGTCACTATTTTAGTGCAACAAGTCATGCGGCAGGAAAATATACAGAGCATGATGAGGGGGCTGGTTGGTGGGATGGATTAATTGGACCTGGGAAAGCAATTGATACAAATAAATATTTCATTATATGTACTGATAACCTTTGTAATGTACAAGTGAAGAACCCATATGTGATTACAACGGGACCGAAATCGATAAATCCGATGACTGGTTTTGAGTATGCGATGGATTTTCCAGTTTTCACATTTTTAGATGTAGCACGGATGCAATATGAGTTAATAAAAGATATGGGGATCGCTAGGTTACATGCTGTAATCGGGCCATCGGCAGGTGGGATGATTGCGCAGCAATGGGCTGTCCACTATCCTCATAAGGTAGAACGAATGATTGGAGTTATTACGAATCCGCAAAATCCAATTATAACGTCGGGAAATGTAGCGCAAAATGCGATCGAAGCAATTCAGCTTGATCCAGATTGGAAAGGCGGAAAGTACGGAGAGGAGCAACCAATGAAGGGGCTTCATTTAGCGAATAAAATGATGTTTATGAATGCATTTGATGAACATTTTTATGAAACAGCATTCCCGCGGAACAGTATAGAAATGGAACCTTATCAACAATTTTCTGTATTAACATCATTTGAGAAAGAGATAAATAAAGTGACATGTAAAAGTATAGATTTAGTAGATGCAAATTCATGGATGTACACTGCGAAAGCAGTCTTATTACATGATATTGCACATGGTTTTTCTTCCTTAGAAGAGGCTCTTTCTAAGATTGAAGCGAATGTACTCATGATTCCATGCAAACAAGATTTACTTCAACCATCTCGTTACAATTATAGAATGGTAGATTTTTTGCAAAAGCAGGGGAAGTACGCAGAAGTATATGAAATAGAAAGTATAAATGGGCATATGGCAGGAGCGTTAGATGTTCATTTATTTGAAAAGAAAGTGTATGAGTTTTTAAATCGGAAAGTATCTAGTTTTGTGTAG